The Sorangiineae bacterium MSr11367 genome window below encodes:
- a CDS encoding MoxR family ATPase produces MTEPNDLSSDVHAQVEQFRQQIAVAREEIGRAIIGHREVVDGVLTCMLAGGHALLEGVPGLGKTMLVRTLSEVMHLTFSRIQFTPDLMPADILGTTVIDETQHGAKAFEFRKGPIFSNIVLADEINRATPKTQSALLEAMQEHRVSVGRQTYTLDEPFVVLATQNPLEMEGTYPLPEAQLDRFLFKLYVPFPNREELHQILDLTTGESQGRRREVLDKASILAMQKLVRQVPIARHVQDYAIRVLQATHPEGPEAPEIAKRYVRFGASPRGAQAVLLAAKIRALFEGRFAGSIDDVRAVALPALRHRVLLNFEGEAEGIKSDQVIEAILKSVVETKAGMKDAADKKGVHVGAA; encoded by the coding sequence ATGACCGAACCGAATGACCTTTCATCGGACGTGCACGCCCAAGTCGAGCAGTTTCGTCAGCAGATTGCCGTAGCGCGCGAGGAGATCGGGCGCGCCATCATCGGCCACCGCGAGGTCGTCGACGGTGTGCTCACGTGCATGCTCGCCGGTGGCCATGCGCTGCTCGAAGGCGTGCCGGGGCTGGGCAAGACCATGCTCGTGCGCACCCTTTCGGAGGTGATGCACCTCACGTTCTCGCGCATCCAGTTCACGCCCGACTTGATGCCGGCCGACATCCTCGGCACCACGGTCATCGACGAAACGCAGCACGGCGCCAAGGCCTTCGAGTTTCGCAAAGGTCCCATTTTCTCGAACATCGTGCTCGCGGACGAGATCAACCGCGCCACGCCGAAGACGCAGAGCGCCCTGCTCGAAGCCATGCAGGAGCACCGCGTCTCGGTGGGGCGGCAGACGTACACCCTGGACGAGCCGTTCGTCGTTCTGGCGACGCAGAACCCCCTCGAGATGGAGGGCACGTACCCGCTGCCCGAGGCGCAGCTCGACCGGTTTCTCTTCAAGCTGTACGTGCCGTTCCCCAACCGCGAGGAGCTGCACCAGATCCTCGATCTGACCACCGGCGAGTCGCAGGGACGCCGCCGCGAGGTGCTCGACAAGGCCTCCATTTTGGCGATGCAGAAGCTGGTGCGCCAGGTTCCCATCGCGCGGCACGTGCAGGATTACGCCATCCGAGTGCTCCAGGCGACGCACCCCGAGGGGCCGGAAGCCCCGGAAATCGCGAAGCGCTACGTGCGATTCGGCGCCTCGCCGCGCGGGGCGCAGGCGGTGCTCTTGGCGGCGAAGATCCGCGCGCTCTTCGAGGGGCGCTTCGCGGGGAGCATCGACGACGTGCGCGCGGTCGCCCTGCCGGCGCTGCGCCATCGCGTGCTCCTCAATTTCGAGGGCGAGGCCGAGGGCATCAAGAGCGACCAGGTCATCGAGGCCATCTTGAAGTCGGTGGTGGAGACGAAGGCCGGCATGAAGGACGCGGCCGACAAGAAAGGCGTCCACGTTGGGGCTGCTTGA
- a CDS encoding DUF58 domain-containing protein — translation MGLLESLRNSFSRRSDAGGSRANEDLFDDDFQRKLDYLAIVSRRVFAGRMRAERRTKKTGSGVEFADHREYQPGDDFRYLDWNVYQRFDKLLLRLFEEEEDLAIYFIVDASGSMAFGTGDKLRYAKRICAALAYVGLANLDRVCIVSTSDRVMMRMAETRGKARIFKVFRFLRELESAGTTDLGDALKTFVAQHKRRGLAVLISDLYDPQGFERGINVLRYNKFDPFVVHVVDKAEEKPKLFGDVLLYDCETGDEREVTVTPKVLSRFREEYEKYIHDIDRFCATRQVPYVRADVSVPFDELILRVFRRGGFLR, via the coding sequence TTGGGGCTGCTTGAGAGCCTTCGCAACTCCTTCTCGCGCCGCAGCGATGCCGGGGGCTCGCGCGCCAACGAGGACCTGTTCGACGACGATTTTCAGCGAAAGCTCGATTACCTCGCCATCGTGAGCCGGCGTGTGTTCGCCGGCCGCATGCGCGCCGAACGGCGCACCAAGAAGACCGGCAGCGGCGTCGAATTCGCCGACCACCGCGAATACCAACCGGGCGACGACTTTCGATACCTCGATTGGAACGTCTATCAGCGCTTCGATAAGCTCTTATTGCGCCTCTTCGAAGAAGAAGAGGACTTAGCCATCTATTTCATCGTCGACGCCTCGGGGTCGATGGCCTTCGGCACCGGCGACAAGCTTCGCTATGCCAAGCGCATCTGCGCCGCGCTCGCCTACGTGGGCCTCGCCAATTTGGACCGCGTCTGCATCGTCTCGACCAGCGATCGCGTGATGATGCGCATGGCCGAGACGCGCGGCAAAGCCCGCATTTTCAAGGTATTCCGCTTCTTGCGTGAGCTCGAATCCGCGGGCACCACGGACTTGGGCGACGCGCTGAAGACCTTCGTCGCGCAGCACAAACGGCGCGGCCTGGCGGTGCTCATCAGCGATTTGTACGATCCACAGGGCTTCGAGCGCGGCATCAACGTGCTGCGCTACAACAAGTTCGACCCGTTTGTGGTCCACGTCGTGGACAAGGCGGAGGAAAAGCCAAAGCTCTTTGGCGACGTCCTCTTGTACGACTGCGAGACCGGCGACGAACGCGAGGTGACGGTGACCCCGAAGGTGCTCTCGCGCTTTCGTGAGGAGTACGAGAAGTACATCCACGACATCGACCGATTCTGCGCCACTCGGCAGGTTCCTTACGTGCGCGCCGACGTGTCGGTGCCCTTCGATGAGCTCATTTTGCGCGTCTTTCGGCGCGGAGGGTTTCTCCGGTGA
- a CDS encoding VWA domain-containing protein produces MIFAGLGFAQLAAIFGIAGAAVVGLYVLRLRRRTVAIPFSPLWQRILKDKDATTLFSRLKRLLSLLLQLALLALLVFALGDPRAAATLVKGRTLVVLVDASASMQATDVSPNRLEVAKNEVKAMIRGLGGADRMLIAQMDAMVTPLGPMSGDTSELERALDQVKATDARADFPRALRFATDTLRNVELGEIVVVSDGNLGPALDASGPVHLGDDKLSFVSVGTGKRNVGITQFSVRRYPLDKSRYEVMLEVTNTGPEQQDIELSLLGDGNVVDLTKLRLMPGERLPRFYPNLSGASRTLEAKLGNVDGTHDNLPADDHAYALLPERRRAKVLVVSEGNTYLEAALLLDEYLEVTQVTPVDYVNKHGGGSGFDVVVFDRVTPATPPRAHALYLDPRGPGSPVKVEAELTSPGFDKIDRKHPIVRFTALDDVNVARGHKLVPDVAAGDKVVGSFGGTSPILVAGSRGAYKFVALGFDVRDSDLPLRVAWPLFLLNTVNFFTDEDARYISSFRTGDVWRVPVSTQATEATLALPGGATERVPVHEGRAVYLGERAGFYELTAGDTASTPEQPAPISGANKTAFAANLLDAEESTIAPVPELVVDGKTAGKVEGFHVGVRREIWIYLLLAAVLLTALEWATYHRRITV; encoded by the coding sequence GTGATCTTCGCGGGGCTTGGCTTTGCCCAGTTGGCCGCCATCTTCGGCATCGCCGGGGCGGCGGTGGTGGGGCTCTATGTGCTGCGCCTGCGGCGGCGCACGGTGGCGATTCCGTTTTCGCCGCTCTGGCAGCGAATCCTCAAGGACAAGGACGCGACGACCCTTTTTTCGCGGTTGAAGCGTCTTTTGTCGCTGCTGCTCCAGCTGGCGCTCCTCGCGCTCTTGGTGTTCGCGCTGGGCGATCCGCGTGCGGCGGCCACCTTGGTCAAAGGGCGGACCTTGGTCGTCCTGGTCGATGCCAGCGCCTCGATGCAGGCGACCGACGTGTCGCCGAACCGGCTCGAGGTGGCCAAGAACGAGGTCAAGGCGATGATCCGCGGCCTGGGCGGCGCCGATCGCATGCTCATCGCGCAGATGGACGCCATGGTGACGCCGCTCGGGCCGATGAGCGGGGACACGTCGGAGCTGGAGCGCGCCCTCGATCAAGTGAAGGCCACCGATGCGCGGGCCGACTTCCCGCGCGCGCTGCGCTTTGCGACGGACACGCTCCGCAACGTGGAGCTGGGCGAAATCGTGGTCGTGTCGGACGGCAACTTGGGGCCGGCGCTCGATGCCTCCGGCCCGGTGCACCTCGGCGACGACAAATTGAGCTTCGTCTCCGTCGGCACCGGAAAGCGCAACGTCGGCATCACGCAGTTTTCCGTGCGGCGCTACCCGCTCGACAAGAGCCGCTACGAGGTGATGCTCGAGGTGACCAACACCGGCCCCGAGCAGCAAGACATCGAGCTTTCGCTGCTGGGCGATGGCAACGTGGTCGATCTGACGAAGCTGCGGCTCATGCCGGGTGAGAGGCTGCCGCGCTTTTACCCCAATTTGTCCGGGGCGAGCCGCACGTTGGAGGCGAAGCTCGGCAACGTCGATGGCACGCACGACAATCTTCCCGCCGACGACCACGCGTACGCGCTGTTGCCGGAGCGGCGCCGGGCCAAGGTGCTCGTGGTGTCCGAGGGCAACACGTACCTCGAGGCCGCGCTGCTGCTCGACGAGTACCTCGAGGTGACGCAGGTCACCCCGGTGGACTACGTGAACAAGCACGGCGGCGGGAGCGGCTTCGACGTGGTCGTCTTCGATCGGGTCACCCCAGCCACGCCGCCGCGGGCGCATGCGCTCTATTTGGATCCGCGCGGGCCGGGATCACCGGTGAAGGTGGAGGCGGAGCTGACTTCGCCAGGTTTCGACAAGATCGACCGAAAGCACCCCATCGTGCGCTTCACGGCGCTCGACGACGTGAACGTAGCCCGCGGGCACAAGCTGGTGCCCGACGTGGCGGCTGGCGACAAAGTGGTGGGCTCCTTCGGGGGGACGTCGCCCATTTTGGTCGCGGGCAGTCGGGGGGCGTACAAATTCGTGGCGCTCGGTTTCGACGTGCGCGACTCCGATCTGCCGCTGCGCGTGGCGTGGCCGTTGTTCCTGCTCAACACAGTGAACTTCTTCACCGACGAGGATGCGCGCTACATCTCGAGCTTCCGCACCGGCGACGTGTGGCGCGTGCCGGTGTCGACGCAAGCGACGGAGGCGACGTTGGCGCTGCCGGGCGGCGCCACAGAACGGGTGCCCGTCCACGAAGGCCGCGCGGTGTACCTCGGTGAGCGGGCCGGGTTTTACGAGCTCACGGCGGGCGACACGGCGTCGACGCCGGAGCAGCCTGCGCCCATCAGTGGGGCGAACAAGACGGCGTTCGCGGCGAATTTGCTCGATGCCGAGGAGAGCACCATTGCGCCGGTGCCGGAGCTGGTCGTCGACGGGAAGACGGCGGGCAAGGTGGAAGGCTTCCACGTGGGCGTGCGCCGTGAAATCTGGATTTACCTGCTCCTGGCGGCGGTGCTTTTGACCGCGCTCGAGTGGGCCACGTACCACCGGAGGATCACGGTATGA
- a CDS encoding serine/threonine protein kinase, which produces MLFPDEQHPSAIGGFEVLERIGSGGAGKVYLARSKGGRLVAVKVLSDNARADPEESATLAREASLCVRLSHPAIVQVRALVQEEGVSALVFDYVEGVAMGRLLRFLSGRGERLSDVAAWHIVERILAALDYAHHQTPPIVHRDVTPANVLLDWAGDAKLTDFGMAKMLGAAPETQLGLIKGTLGCMAPEQARGDPVTERADVYAAALLAWRLATGFAPFGKYRNDEVEMLRAMKNPRIPPLAALRPDLPPPLTDAVARALEPDPELRSITAEEFRRAVSTHVNTEPGREELAVVLAAVREDLARPTPMGGFNIEGDQGASTGSGSSQGGVPTKEVTSRYSDVAVERDAIPGEAAVEPVALKPFSPDFSPEKVPPITGIAPALVVQEALRRDDDPGPRRSYPSLSAQAASQTTASRLSLSGIGGIGGNLRTRRRRARSQVILTLVFVAFIFFVVGFALGLAMHR; this is translated from the coding sequence ATGCTCTTTCCGGACGAGCAGCACCCCTCGGCGATCGGCGGATTCGAGGTTCTCGAGCGAATTGGCTCGGGCGGCGCCGGAAAGGTGTACCTTGCACGCAGCAAGGGCGGGCGGCTCGTTGCGGTGAAGGTGCTGAGCGACAACGCCCGGGCAGATCCCGAGGAATCGGCAACCTTGGCGCGCGAGGCGTCGCTGTGCGTTCGGCTGTCGCATCCTGCCATTGTCCAGGTGCGCGCGCTCGTTCAAGAGGAGGGCGTATCGGCCCTGGTGTTCGACTACGTCGAGGGCGTGGCGATGGGGCGGCTCTTGCGGTTTCTCTCGGGACGCGGCGAGCGGCTGTCGGATGTGGCGGCGTGGCACATCGTCGAGCGCATTTTGGCGGCGCTCGATTACGCGCACCACCAGACGCCGCCCATCGTTCACCGCGATGTCACGCCGGCCAACGTGCTGCTCGATTGGGCTGGGGACGCCAAGCTGACCGACTTCGGTATGGCGAAAATGCTGGGGGCCGCCCCGGAGACGCAGCTCGGGTTGATCAAAGGGACCTTGGGCTGCATGGCCCCGGAGCAGGCGCGCGGCGATCCGGTGACCGAGCGCGCCGATGTCTATGCGGCGGCGCTCCTGGCGTGGCGCCTCGCCACGGGGTTTGCTCCCTTCGGCAAATACCGCAACGATGAGGTGGAGATGCTTCGCGCGATGAAGAATCCGCGGATTCCGCCTCTTGCTGCACTGCGGCCGGATCTGCCGCCGCCGCTCACCGACGCGGTGGCACGTGCGCTGGAGCCCGATCCCGAACTGCGCAGCATCACGGCAGAAGAGTTCCGCCGGGCGGTATCGACCCACGTGAACACGGAACCAGGTCGCGAGGAGCTTGCGGTGGTGCTTGCCGCCGTGCGCGAGGATCTTGCACGCCCCACGCCCATGGGCGGATTCAACATTGAAGGCGACCAAGGGGCCAGCACCGGCAGCGGCAGCAGCCAGGGCGGCGTTCCCACAAAGGAGGTCACGTCGAGGTATTCGGATGTGGCGGTGGAGCGGGACGCCATCCCCGGCGAAGCCGCCGTCGAACCCGTGGCGTTGAAGCCTTTTTCGCCGGATTTTTCACCGGAGAAGGTGCCCCCCATCACGGGCATCGCGCCGGCGTTGGTGGTTCAAGAGGCGCTTCGACGGGACGACGATCCGGGGCCGCGGCGTTCGTACCCGAGCCTCTCCGCGCAGGCGGCCTCGCAAACCACCGCGTCGCGCCTTTCGTTGAGCGGCATCGGCGGGATCGGTGGCAACCTGCGCACACGGCGGCGTCGCGCACGGTCGCAGGTGATCCTCACGCTGGTCTTCGTGGCGTTCATCTTTTTCGTGGTGGGCTTTGCCCTAGGGCTTGCCATGCATCGTTGA
- a CDS encoding NUDIX hydrolase, with the protein MMVRMLPPAIQIRVDPEDSPHTTPPFLQVERHRLVADFPNGTTSEPFSYDLVRRRALDAVIILAHHTHPTGEVHVFLRSSVRPPILFRDDPAPSPVLWELPAGLREPDESPPVAAARELHEELGVEVDPADLHELGPWIYPAPGFIGERQIFFHVEIDPIARQTPLEDGSPLERHATILDIPLREALDLARQGLLPDGKTELALRRLAELVIRP; encoded by the coding sequence ATGATGGTCCGAATGCTCCCGCCTGCGATTCAGATCCGTGTCGACCCCGAAGACTCCCCCCACACCACGCCCCCGTTTCTTCAGGTGGAACGCCATCGACTCGTGGCCGATTTTCCCAACGGGACCACGAGCGAGCCGTTTAGCTACGACCTTGTGCGGCGTCGTGCTCTCGATGCGGTCATCATCCTAGCGCACCACACCCACCCAACTGGGGAGGTTCACGTCTTCCTTCGCTCTTCGGTGCGGCCGCCCATTTTGTTTCGGGACGACCCCGCCCCCTCCCCGGTTCTGTGGGAGCTGCCGGCAGGGCTGCGCGAACCGGACGAGTCACCGCCGGTGGCGGCGGCGCGCGAGCTTCACGAGGAGCTCGGTGTGGAAGTCGACCCGGCAGACCTGCACGAATTGGGGCCGTGGATCTATCCTGCTCCCGGGTTCATCGGTGAGCGCCAGATCTTCTTCCACGTGGAAATCGACCCGATCGCTCGGCAAACGCCCCTCGAGGACGGCTCGCCGCTCGAACGCCACGCGACCATCCTCGATATTCCGCTGCGGGAAGCGCTGGATCTCGCGCGCCAAGGGCTGCTGCCGGACGGAAAGACCGAACTTGCGCTGCGAAGGCTCGCCGAGCTCGTGATCCGGCCATAA